CTTTCCTCTCCCTCTCatctccctctcccctccctcacctCTCTACCCCTTCTTTCACTCTCTTTCctctctcccctctctctctctcttttatcTATCCTCTTCTTCttatccccttcccctccctccttctGTGACTACTCCTCAATTTGTTACTATGTAGCTGTTGTTGCTTTCTTTCAAGCACATCCCCCGTGCTTGTATATGATCAACTATTCTCCAATCCTGTAGTTTGATGTTGATAATAACACGCGGTTCCCTTTTCTAACGTCGAATAAAATTACCAGGTATCTATCAGAACAGAACTTGTTATATTTGGCAAATATTTAAACGAGGTAGAAAATtataacatttgattttttgttaaatattattttcagtttaTTAGTGTCTGGTAAATGTCGCATGGGGACATGGTCGGCTGAGAAATATGACTGCAGTGTAAATAGACGAAGCCATGAAAACTgtcattaaagtaaacattgaTAGCGAAAAAAGTTTACGTCTGATTGGAGGTACCTATATATCGCTTTTGACTAATGCACATTCATTTAGGAAATGGAATAGAAACTTGTAGTAGCCCCAAGTGAGTTACAATTCCCAAAGCGTGTCGTAAATGCTTTCGCAAAGTTATATTCGCttccatataaaacaaaatatgagtACTGTAATCAACAATACCAACCTTTGTGGAAAATTTCAAGATCGTTGCCCCAACTCATGTTAGTAAAATGTCACTGGTTAAATACACGCTTATACTGAAACGactttttaacattttactccccccccccccccccacccgaccAGATCGCCTTGCCCTTCAATCCCTCAAAACATTTTACAAAGGAAGACGAAAAACTAACCAAATAATTTTCATCAACGGGGTATAATTGAAGTGTGAAACGATAATCGTGAATAATTCCCAGACCaggatattttttttgtttccgtTCTTTCCCCTCTCTGATGGCATAGTTTAAATGTTCCATGTTTCTTTGTATATGCAAGATGAAGACTTGGAGCAAGTTTAAAACACGACGTCATAGATATATGACCTATTGGTATGGAAGCTTAAATGTTTCGTTAATCATTGTAGTTCAGTGGCAGAGAATATcatatacaagtatatatacaagtatatatatatatatatatttatatatatatatatatatataaatatatataatataatataaggGCACCGAACACACTGTACTACATCAACTGTTTAGACAAGTTAACACTTGAAGCTAGAGAACGATTGTTTACTTCTTACTTTAAAAGTTCTTGTCATTTCCTTCTTAATAGTTTCTCAAAATCTgccaaacaaaaaacaaactagCAAGACATTATTCACGCCGCAGGCTATCATACAAATTCACCTCATTTATCAGTTTATATAGACTctctttttgtcttcttttactTCTTAATTGAGAAATGACAAAgagggttaaaaaaaaaagttaaaacctTGAGACTTTAAACTTAAGTCTGTATTTCCTCCCTTTTTATTACCCCATGGCTTGAATTGACATCAAAAGCATTATCttgttctaattttttttttttttgtataaaatCAAAGAGATCTTTGGAGACACTGCCAGAAGGGAACACGATAAAGTAAGGGGGCAAACACACCTTGTTAATTCATGTGCAAATGTTTACCTAATGTAGAAATAAGAGggttcaaaaacaaatttcccttGGATTGTTTAATACGCATATACcccataacatatatatatatatatatacatatatatatatatatatatatatatatatatatatatatatatatatatatatatatatacatgtatgtatgtgtctctctctctctatgtatatatatatatataaatatatatatagagagagagagagagatatcaCAGAAGGTCTCCTGGATGACTGATGCATTTTAATCGGGTTTTCTAGGGAAATGGCACATTTTGATAATCAAGATAGGCTTTAGTCTGCCTCTGTATAGTTTTAGGATCAGTATAGCTTCAGGCTCAATCGAATATTGAGGCACTGTCGCAGGGCACAAATAGccatatgatattatatatgtacatatattattaaatatttggttttccatttaaaaaaaaaaagccttgatattttttgtaaatatcCATGGTAAATCTTTCAATAATTGTGTGATCGGATGTTCATTAATGCTGATAAATTATCTATATATGATCAAGTTATTGTTCACTACAATTCAGCAGTGTGGAAGCATTCCTTTATGTTGCATCAgtgcaaaacaataaaaaataaaaaaaaggagacAGTTTGATGTGTTGTCAATATATGACATTTACGAATTGTTTACCAATATACTTCTGTATTCTCTCATTAACTGAATAGGTTAtcaacatgggggggggggggcggtggatGGGGGGGTGGTTATAGACCAATGTGTTTCTGGtgtgattaatttattaattctCTGACGTCgttattttacttaaaatgaGCACACTATATAAACTCACAATTCATGGAAAGCATTAAAGTTGTATATCggttgatatatatatctttcataAAGTTATTCTGTCCATGATAACAAATGTTAGCATCTCATTAAAGATACGAACCAGGGTTTCCACAAATTTTTTAGGCTGGTCGATACCTTTTTAtaagtaatttgcaacattgAACACAATTATCTTGAAAACGCAAACTatataatgaaataaagaaattaattcatcacgatttttttttaacctcgTATATTCTCTatcttgattattattatttttattattattactactactattattattactactactattattattactactactattattattactactactattattattattattattattatttttattactgCCATCATTGTtcctttttgtgtgtgtttgaaaatgtttgtactataagacttttttttaaaggttgAGACATCTTATACTCTTTCCGTTCGTGTACAGATATAACATTTTCAGCGTTCCATGCACTCCTACTTGCAGATATTAATGTGACCTCGTCCTGCATTCattggcaaaaaaaaacaactgaacTCTCATTACATAGGGACTCTGGGGTTCTGCGACTTGATTAAAGATACCGACACTAAACTCTTTACCACGAAATAAGAGCGATGTCATTAgttatatttctacaaaaatttGCTGGTTATAAGCTTCgataaaaaagagagaaatcTTTGGCGTCATATCGAAACTTTTACTATACACATAAGGCATGGGTAATTTCTTGAGTCGCCGCCGAAAGGCTACGTTGTGCTGTAAAAGTTTCATTGCCCTCTTTGAACTCGTCAATTATACATGATTTCTTAACCTGTAATGACGAAAAATTTCCAAGTTTGATGTCAAAGAACTATTTGCCAAGTGATAcgttaatatgtatatatatatatatatatatatatatatatatatatatatatatatatatatatatatatatatatatatatatatacatatatatatatcgtcatTTCAACAGTGTTCTGAAACATGTCAACTTATTATAggttacatattttttatatttgctAGTTCTTTATATTTTAAGCTACCGTAATGAACTTccatattaattttaaatattcatcaatGAATTACATGAACTCATCTTTTGATAAGTTTTACGAAACACATCAGTTGCATAACAATCCTCTATTTTTCtcttcttgttttctttacagACTGAAAATCAGATCACAAATTCATGGAGAAAATTTCATCTTCAACGAATGTCAAAGGCCTCTGTTTAACacacattttataataaaacTCGCCGGTGGAtgttttatcatatatatatatatatatatatatgcatattgttTCTTCTTGGAACCCcaaatttaaattcattcaTCCTACTACTTCCAGAGGCTGCATAACGCCATCAACATTATAGTTATTACCTTCTTTCTTTCACCGGGTTTTTTgtctccatttttttctttttggcttGCCTGGCTGATCTTAATGAAACGGGAAAGCTTTTACCATAAGCCGATTTTGAAGTTGCAACCAAAGATTACTCAAATAGTTGAAGATGAGGATTAAAttttagaaagagaaaaaaaaagcaggaagaaaaaacagagaGCGCCAGTGGGAAGGATTCGATCGCCATGTCTTTTGAAGAGAACTCGCTTGAATATTTCCAGGGGCCTGATAATTCTACGACGGGAAATGATTCCGTCGACGCAGGCGACCCGAAACGCGAAGCCAATCCCAACGTAGCAGCGGGAGCGGCGCTCTTCTTCGTGACCTTTGCCACCGCAGGCGGTAATATTCTCGTCATCGCAGCCGTTTTATCATGGCGGAAGCTGAAAAAGAAATTCTCCAGTTGGTTCATTACCTCATTAGCAACATCCGACGTGCTGGTGGCGTTTCTTGTCATGATATGGAACGCCATTTCCCTGTCTCTGGGGTATTGGCCTTTCGCTTGGTTCTGTAAAATACACCATGCTTTAGACATCATGATGTCGACGGCGTCCATATTGAATCTGTGTGTGATAGCAGTCGATCGCTACTGGGCCGTCATGTATCCGTTTTCCTATCAGGAGAAGATGACTCAAAAACGCGCTCTGATCATGATAGCCTCCGCTTGGATCGTTTCAGCCGTTCTTTCCTTCGGTCCCGTCCTAACCGGAATATATTCCGTTCGGCCGAAGGAAGACGCCACCAGCCAACTCGATGTGGATCCTCCACAATGTGAATTCATTCTAAACCGTTATTACGCCGTCGTCTCTTCTTGTATCAGTTTTTACATTCCGTCGTTGATTATGATATTGATTTATATGAGAATATATCGAGAAGCAAGGAGACAACAGAAAATCATAACCCATCAAAATAGAGCTTTAAATTCCGATCAAAGAGTAGAGCACAAGGCCGCCAAGACCTTGGGACTGATCCTCGGCGTTTTTATATTCTGTTGGCTTCCGTTTTTCATCGTCAACTGTATTATTCCTTTTTGTCCAGACTGCGTGAGCGATCCGGTCTTCGTGGTAGTCTTGTGGTTAGGCTGGGTGAATAGCATGCTGAATCCATTACTGTATGCTACAAATCGAGAGTTTAGAACTGCGTTCCAACGTCTTCTGTGTTATCGAAGTTATCTACAAGAGAGAAGGCTCGAATATAGTGCTTCGACCGGTTACACGTACGATACGCAATGTAACACAgatagaaacaaaaacaagcgGAAAATAGTCAAGAGGCTTTTAGAGCGAAACGGAGGACCAAACGGCAAGCTGGGTCCAAATTTGGATTCACCAAGGACACTGAGGGCGCTTCATGATATTTCTGTCGCCGATGAATCGTCGAGAGATGAATTCGACCAAGAGGAAAATATCCCTCTGCAAGATGGCGTCACACGAACTAGAAATGGTGAAAATGGATATAAATCATGAttgatttcatttgtttttctatttaaaGATAAATTTAATGATTTGCCTATTAACAGCCCATCCAACAGAGAGTATAGGCCAAATGTGACGTCACCAAGAATGTGAGTCAAGGATATATCTCGTAGCCGATGAAGAATATACGTTTGTGCCAAAATCATGCTTTAGCGATTAAGTGGACAACTATCGCTCTTTAAAGGTCTTCATTATTGCCCCGCCTAATATGCTAGCAATTCGATTAATGGTCACTCATTCTCAAACTTCAAAGGCATTTTATTACTGTCACCCGCCCTCAAAGCATGTTGTCTCACTGGTATATTTTATCGTCCAATTAATTGCTCTTCAAAATGTCGGGCTCCGTGAATAATAAGGAGACTCGCAACCATCGAGGCGATTCTGTCGCCAGCTTTTTAGCAATTGTTTATAGCACACTACAAAACTTGCGCTTAATTACTGATgaacttttgaagaaaagaaaaatatacaaTAGTTCATGAAAGGGATGCTTGTCGGGTGTGACGTCATGTTTTTTGTCGCTTAGAATGACAACTAGTATGTTGGATGGATTTATCTGTATATGGgccattaattaattaattaatttgtaaataaCGATGAATTACGGCAATACAATCTTCCCAAGACTCGTGAATATTTCAAGTGCTTTCCATAAAATCAGcttgttaatatgttaaaagtatatatatatatatattatgctttGTTAATGCGGCGAAATGTCGACAGTcaaagatttttgttttaaagcaTGCACAGGGAAACGAGATTAGAGTAAGGTTTGATATGCATTCTATATTAATTCTATATAAAATAGAAATTATACTCCATTGGGGAGATATATACAAAAGATACTTATAACACAACCGCACAATAATATCCATTAAACATATTCTTCTCTCGTGACTAAGTACAACTTTCTCGGTGTATAACacattgatatgaaatgacgatATTCATTTGTCGTCATAAAACTTGAGATCATTTCTATATATCTCTTCTTTTTTCGGTAGCAGGTTTATATTGTGGTGGAGGCTTATGCAGGGGCGGTCTGACGGTCGCCTGGGCCCTCGGGGCGAAAACGGTTCCCTCTCCACTCGTAGCCTAGCCTgccagaaaacaaaacaagtgaGGCGGTTTTCGACCCACCGTTATTACCTTCATTCCTTCCCTCCTATTAGAGGAAGTGCATGTCGAGATTTAACCATTTTCATAACCATTGGATCGGTAAGGCCCACAAAGTTGGAGCAAAACCCTTATACGCAGGCGTAATAAGTTCAGAGTTGACCAGGGAAGGAATCGAAGCTAGGTTTTTGCTATGGACACCTCGATTGTCGGCTGGATAGTCCCTGAtcttatatattatgtatataaatgGCAGGGAAAAAtcgcaagaaaaaaaaaagaaaaaaaaatatctgaatTTGTAAGTTTGCTTTCACTTTGAAACGGGTTATCATCGAGCAAGTCAAATGCTTTTTTTGAATGTATAATTATTTGATAAAATTGATATTAGAAAATAATTGAGAAAACTTACAAAACAGAATAAGAAAGGCAAACAATAATATaccatatgtatataaatgcaGATGTAGACTATACTCCTGCAAATCAGAACAATGTTTGCATATACCAAaattattgtatattataaaatatgcaatatttttcctgttttttttttatttctctatctttttctctctctccctggtttctattgttttgaACGTTGCAGTGTGTTTAAATTTTCTTAATGTTTGCAATAAGCTTTTGGGATGGCATGGTATACCccaaaaaacaacatcaaatgcGAAAAATTTATTAGTTCctagacaatatatatattctctcaaAATCGTTAATAAGCTAACAATGATACGTTATATCACATACGCGACATTTCTACAACAAAGTTATCGG
Above is a genomic segment from Apostichopus japonicus isolate 1M-3 chromosome 5, ASM3797524v1, whole genome shotgun sequence containing:
- the LOC139967437 gene encoding D(1) dopamine receptor-like, with the translated sequence MSFEENSLEYFQGPDNSTTGNDSVDAGDPKREANPNVAAGAALFFVTFATAGGNILVIAAVLSWRKLKKKFSSWFITSLATSDVLVAFLVMIWNAISLSLGYWPFAWFCKIHHALDIMMSTASILNLCVIAVDRYWAVMYPFSYQEKMTQKRALIMIASAWIVSAVLSFGPVLTGIYSVRPKEDATSQLDVDPPQCEFILNRYYAVVSSCISFYIPSLIMILIYMRIYREARRQQKIITHQNRALNSDQRVEHKAAKTLGLILGVFIFCWLPFFIVNCIIPFCPDCVSDPVFVVVLWLGWVNSMLNPLLYATNREFRTAFQRLLCYRSYLQERRLEYSASTGYTYDTQCNTDRNKNKRKIVKRLLERNGGPNGKLGPNLDSPRTLRALHDISVADESSRDEFDQEENIPLQDGVTRTRNGENGYKS